A single Arthrobacter sp. ERGS1:01 DNA region contains:
- a CDS encoding MFS transporter has translation MTTTSHAGNLHPQLIDGSTEGAVPIKGRLRKLLIWMLPTNISIFLIWGAVPGILLALQIQHIDEGAKAANLALVSGIGAFAAMLAQPIAGMVSDRTRSRFGRRAPWMVLGALVGGLSLIGMGAANGLVQITLAWVMVQIAFNFTQGPLSAIMPDRVPRSVRGTFAALSGLGLMLGSIGGQILGSQLASNIPAGYVILAGITLVVITLFVVFNPDHSSVGEPREPFSLVLFLKTFWVNPVAHPDFFWGFTGRLLLYTGYFAVSGYQLYMLQDYIGLGDSAISYVPLLGLISLVGIIAASLVSGPLSDKFGRRKIFVVIASVLLAAALLVPFVSPTLTGMMIYSAISGVGFGCFQAVDTALITEVLPSKTDFGKDLGVVNIAATLPQTLAPAVAGVIVVSFGGYGTLFPVAMVFALLGAVAILPIKSVR, from the coding sequence ATGACGACGACGTCACACGCCGGGAATCTCCACCCGCAGCTCATCGACGGCTCCACCGAAGGAGCCGTCCCCATCAAGGGCCGGCTGCGCAAGCTGCTCATCTGGATGCTGCCCACCAACATCTCGATCTTCCTCATTTGGGGCGCCGTGCCGGGGATCCTGCTGGCCCTGCAGATCCAGCACATCGACGAGGGCGCCAAGGCCGCCAACCTGGCCCTGGTGTCCGGAATCGGCGCCTTTGCCGCCATGCTCGCCCAGCCCATTGCCGGCATGGTCTCGGACCGGACCCGCAGCAGGTTTGGCCGCCGCGCCCCCTGGATGGTTTTGGGCGCCCTGGTGGGCGGATTGTCCCTGATCGGCATGGGCGCCGCCAACGGGCTGGTGCAGATCACCCTTGCCTGGGTCATGGTGCAAATAGCCTTCAACTTCACCCAGGGCCCCCTGAGCGCCATCATGCCCGACCGGGTGCCCCGCTCCGTGCGCGGCACCTTTGCCGCCCTCTCCGGACTCGGCCTCATGCTGGGCTCGATCGGTGGACAGATCCTTGGTTCGCAACTGGCCTCCAACATCCCCGCCGGTTACGTCATCCTGGCCGGGATCACCCTCGTGGTCATCACGCTGTTCGTCGTCTTCAACCCCGACCACTCCAGCGTTGGCGAACCCCGTGAACCGTTCTCCCTGGTGTTGTTCCTGAAGACCTTTTGGGTCAACCCCGTGGCGCACCCCGACTTCTTTTGGGGCTTCACCGGCCGGCTCCTGCTGTACACCGGCTATTTTGCGGTGAGCGGCTACCAGCTCTACATGCTCCAGGACTACATCGGCCTCGGGGACAGCGCCATCAGCTACGTGCCGCTGCTTGGCCTGATCAGCCTGGTCGGCATCATTGCGGCATCCCTGGTCTCGGGCCCGCTCTCCGACAAGTTCGGCCGCCGCAAGATCTTCGTCGTGATCGCCTCCGTCCTGCTGGCAGCGGCCCTCCTGGTACCGTTCGTCTCCCCCACCCTGACCGGCATGATGATCTACTCCGCGATCTCCGGCGTCGGCTTTGGCTGCTTCCAGGCCGTCGACACCGCGTTGATCACCGAGGTCCTGCCCTCCAAGACGGACTTTGGCAAGGACCTGGGCGTGGTGAACATCGCAGCCACCTTGCCGCAGACCCTCGCCCCCGCCGTGGCCGGTGTCATCGTGGTCAGCTTTGGCGGCTACGGAACACTGTTCCCGGTGGCCATGGTGTTCGCCCTCCTCGGCGCCGTCGCGATCCTGCCGATCAAGTCGGTGCGCTAG
- a CDS encoding TetR/AcrR family transcriptional regulator: protein MSAKGSYPKGVAKREEILRTALEIFSQEGYRGTSLREVARACGLSLPGLMHYFNSKEELLAAILKKRDENDFATRYVEGEDPFAMLSAIMRHNAEVPGLVQLYATLSAAASDPAHPAHEFFVERYREVRSSVAGAIRERQAAGKLAGNLDADKVAAIVIALADGLQVQWMLEPHIDMAEHIDYLLTLINAKAPSGASAN from the coding sequence ATGTCAGCGAAAGGTTCCTACCCCAAAGGCGTCGCCAAGCGCGAGGAAATTCTGCGCACCGCGCTGGAGATCTTTTCCCAGGAGGGGTACCGGGGCACGTCCCTGCGTGAAGTGGCCCGCGCGTGCGGCCTGAGCCTTCCGGGGCTCATGCACTACTTCAATTCCAAGGAAGAGCTGCTGGCGGCCATCCTGAAAAAGCGCGACGAGAACGACTTCGCCACCCGGTACGTGGAGGGCGAGGACCCGTTCGCCATGCTCAGCGCCATCATGCGGCACAACGCCGAGGTGCCCGGGCTGGTCCAGCTTTACGCAACCCTGTCCGCGGCGGCCAGCGATCCCGCCCACCCGGCCCACGAATTCTTCGTCGAACGGTACCGGGAGGTTCGTTCCAGCGTGGCCGGGGCGATCCGCGAACGGCAGGCCGCCGGGAAGCTCGCCGGCAACCTGGACGCGGACAAGGTGGCCGCCATCGTCATTGCGCTCGCCGACGGGCTGCAGGTGCAGTGGATGCTCGAGCCGCACATCGACATGGCCGAACACATCGACTATCTGCTCACGCTCATCAACGCCAAGGCACCCTCCGGGGCGTCCGCCAACTGA
- a CDS encoding ROK family protein produces MALRSSPVANDPATTLVSGDVRRHNLSIVARYLVDHGASSRSQIADGTGLTRGSVTALAALLLEAGVLHEAAPQDARGKGRPLTLLNLAADHVAILALQLDADQVTGFLTTLTGEPLLRIAEHHGRPMGAPEPILDQLATVLGRTLDACESLGRRVAEMTVVVFAPVGGEPAVVIADTDLGWGTVDVLEGLRRREPRTPSFAQLLPDSTLAAQAELGLLADTRDMIYLKSNSGIGGAVIIDGAVVEGSHKLAGALGHLPLVPHGEPCGCGQRGCLVTVAGPDTVLRAAGLGELLDARGLTEALAELTERILAAEPRAVAAWSAATYWVGKALQILTMAVDPQVIVVGGYWAHLAESIGESFTQNRPLVVPEVPWPGVAVVAGQLDNDAALFGAIWSARDRLLLDPLQISI; encoded by the coding sequence ATGGCACTTCGAAGTTCCCCCGTCGCAAACGATCCGGCAACAACCCTTGTCAGCGGCGACGTGCGCCGGCACAACCTGAGCATCGTGGCCCGCTACCTGGTGGACCACGGCGCGAGCTCGCGCAGCCAAATTGCCGACGGAACCGGCCTGACCCGTGGATCCGTCACGGCATTGGCGGCGCTGCTGCTGGAAGCCGGGGTCCTGCACGAGGCCGCCCCGCAGGACGCCCGCGGCAAGGGCCGCCCGCTGACCCTGCTCAATCTCGCCGCCGACCACGTAGCCATCCTGGCGCTCCAGCTGGACGCGGACCAGGTCACCGGATTCCTGACCACGCTCACGGGTGAGCCGCTGCTGCGCATTGCCGAACACCACGGCCGTCCCATGGGGGCGCCGGAGCCGATCCTTGACCAGCTGGCCACTGTGCTGGGGCGAACCCTTGACGCCTGCGAGTCCCTTGGCAGGCGCGTGGCCGAGATGACCGTCGTCGTCTTCGCCCCGGTGGGCGGGGAGCCTGCCGTGGTCATCGCCGATACCGATCTGGGCTGGGGGACCGTGGACGTGCTGGAAGGCTTGCGACGGCGCGAGCCCCGGACGCCGTCGTTCGCGCAATTGCTGCCGGACTCCACCCTGGCAGCGCAGGCGGAACTGGGCCTGCTGGCGGACACCCGGGACATGATCTACCTCAAGAGCAACTCCGGCATTGGCGGTGCCGTCATCATCGACGGCGCCGTGGTTGAGGGCTCGCACAAGCTTGCCGGGGCGCTGGGCCACCTGCCGCTGGTGCCACACGGCGAGCCCTGCGGCTGCGGCCAGCGCGGATGCCTGGTGACGGTTGCCGGCCCGGACACCGTGCTGCGCGCGGCCGGCCTCGGCGAGCTGTTGGATGCCCGGGGGCTCACGGAAGCGCTCGCCGAACTGACCGAACGAATCCTCGCCGCCGAACCGCGCGCGGTGGCCGCCTGGAGTGCCGCCACGTACTGGGTTGGCAAGGCCCTGCAAATCCTGACCATGGCCGTGGACCCGCAGGTCATTGTGGTGGGCGGCTACTGGGCACACCTTGCGGAGTCCATCGGGGAAAGCTTCACGCAAAACCGGCCGCTCGTGGTGCCGGAGGTGCCGTGGCCGGGGGTTGCGGTGGTGGCCGGACAGCTGGACAACGACGCCGCGTTGTTCGGGGCGATCTGGAGTGCCAGGGACAGGCTGTTGTTGGATCCGCTCCAAATTTCCATATAG
- a CDS encoding MFS transporter, translating to MSTPAPTPGVASPGGPETNPLGPSNAAVPGDEDQLSISPPAARGLLPWMAIASVFLFATYSALTGILLPVQVALISNADKVANLAIVTTVSFIFTLFAQPIVGAFSDRTRSRLGRRAPWMLIGSSIAAIALLGLGGMRNVLWITVFWVIIQVALNAFQGPLSAIVPDRFPRSKRGAASAMVGMGMMIGAAVGVVAAGQFAGNVGIGYTVFGVGVLVVTVLFVLFNRDKSSAGLVVEPFNWKQFAAGFWINPKENPDFAWAFAARFFFILGYFVISAYNLYILTDYIHLTLADAAVKAGLLAMIGIIPTVISIVLAGFWSDKLGRRKIFIYAATVVMVVGLAMPLLMPNFTGMLLMSAINGFGFGLYMASDTALMTEVLPGGGVAAGKDLGILNVATNIPQAMSPAVAGLLIAFLGGYHALFIFGMISVVIAALVLIPIKSVR from the coding sequence GTGTCCACTCCAGCTCCCACTCCCGGCGTCGCCAGCCCCGGCGGCCCGGAAACCAACCCCCTTGGTCCCAGCAACGCAGCGGTTCCCGGCGACGAGGACCAGCTTTCGATCAGCCCACCCGCCGCCAGGGGGCTCCTGCCCTGGATGGCGATCGCCTCGGTCTTCCTCTTTGCCACCTATTCGGCGTTGACGGGCATCCTGCTGCCGGTCCAGGTGGCGCTGATCAGCAATGCCGACAAGGTCGCCAACCTGGCCATCGTCACCACGGTCTCGTTTATCTTCACCCTGTTTGCCCAGCCCATCGTCGGCGCCTTCAGTGACAGGACCCGCAGCCGGCTCGGTCGCCGCGCACCGTGGATGCTCATTGGCTCCTCGATCGCCGCGATCGCCCTGCTTGGCCTCGGCGGCATGAGGAACGTCCTGTGGATCACCGTTTTCTGGGTCATCATCCAGGTCGCCCTGAACGCCTTCCAGGGACCGCTTTCGGCCATCGTCCCCGACCGTTTCCCCCGCTCCAAGCGTGGTGCGGCCTCGGCCATGGTCGGCATGGGCATGATGATCGGCGCGGCCGTCGGAGTTGTTGCCGCCGGCCAGTTCGCCGGCAACGTGGGAATCGGATACACGGTCTTCGGCGTCGGAGTGCTCGTGGTGACGGTGCTCTTCGTGCTGTTCAACCGCGACAAATCCAGCGCGGGCCTCGTCGTCGAACCCTTCAACTGGAAGCAGTTCGCGGCCGGATTCTGGATCAACCCGAAGGAAAACCCGGACTTCGCCTGGGCCTTCGCCGCCCGCTTCTTCTTCATCCTGGGCTACTTCGTGATCTCGGCCTACAACCTGTACATCCTCACCGACTACATCCACCTCACGCTGGCGGACGCAGCCGTCAAGGCCGGCCTGCTCGCGATGATCGGCATCATCCCCACCGTGATCTCCATCGTGCTGGCCGGATTCTGGAGCGACAAGCTCGGCCGCCGCAAGATCTTCATCTACGCCGCCACCGTTGTCATGGTGGTTGGCCTCGCCATGCCGCTGCTGATGCCCAACTTCACCGGGATGCTCCTGATGAGCGCCATCAACGGCTTCGGCTTCGGCCTCTACATGGCCAGCGACACCGCCCTCATGACCGAGGTGCTGCCCGGCGGCGGCGTCGCTGCAGGCAAGGACCTTGGCATCCTGAACGTGGCCACCAACATTCCGCAGGCCATGAGCCCGGCGGTTGCCGGCCTGCTGATCGCCTTCCTCGGCGGCTACCACGCACTGTTCATCTTCGGCATGATCTCCGTGGTCATTGCCGCCCTCGTCCTCATCCCCATCAAAAGCGTCCGCTAG
- a CDS encoding carboxylesterase/lipase family protein, which yields MTSPSQQPEVATQAGAVRGIWRDGSAAFLGIPFAEPPVGEHRFQAPVPHRPWEGVRPAVEQGATPQRKALAEVTLIPEPSVPGESTLNVNVFTPNPAKADDGGLPVLVWIHGGGYVAGSPASPWYDGAAFNRDGVVTVSVSYRLGFDGFGWIEDAPRNRGVLDWLLALEWVRDNIAAFGGDPSRVTISGQSAGGGAVLTLLGSPRAQPLFNRVISLSGPPTNVTLAASEALGRKLAELGGVAPTVAGLSTLTEAEVLALQAQVSSVGNDGGGGGDPVAGLAAMLGEGLTLGPVIDGELIPLPTSEALAAGIGADKELILGTTDNEFNMVLAGAGEALAAVPAAAVLGAVGAAPAVVEAYIAAHPGLDTATLVGQYVTDHMFRAPALNLAELRSSVPAPTWLYRFAWDSPTVGSACHCLDVPFMFDVLGGERIVPLAGPNPPQVLADEVHGSAVAFIATGDPGWPAWDDADRAVRVYDLPTTVVADGYADTRALLPERVG from the coding sequence ATGACTTCCCCTTCACAGCAGCCCGAAGTAGCCACCCAGGCCGGCGCCGTTCGCGGCATCTGGCGTGACGGATCCGCGGCCTTCCTTGGCATTCCATTCGCGGAGCCGCCCGTTGGCGAGCACCGTTTCCAGGCACCCGTGCCGCACCGCCCCTGGGAAGGTGTCCGCCCCGCCGTCGAGCAGGGTGCCACGCCGCAACGCAAGGCCCTCGCCGAGGTCACGCTCATCCCGGAACCCTCCGTCCCCGGAGAGTCCACCCTCAACGTGAATGTGTTCACCCCGAACCCCGCCAAAGCGGACGACGGCGGCCTGCCGGTGTTGGTCTGGATCCACGGCGGCGGCTACGTGGCCGGCTCGCCCGCCAGCCCCTGGTACGACGGCGCCGCGTTCAACCGCGACGGCGTGGTCACCGTCAGCGTCTCCTACCGATTGGGCTTCGACGGCTTTGGCTGGATCGAGGACGCCCCGCGCAACCGCGGCGTCCTTGACTGGCTGCTCGCCCTGGAATGGGTCAGGGACAACATCGCCGCGTTCGGCGGGGACCCGTCAAGGGTGACCATCTCCGGCCAGTCCGCCGGCGGCGGCGCAGTGCTGACCCTGCTCGGCTCGCCGCGGGCGCAGCCGCTGTTCAACCGCGTCATTTCCCTTTCCGGCCCGCCCACCAACGTGACCCTGGCGGCGTCGGAGGCGTTGGGCCGCAAGCTGGCCGAACTCGGTGGGGTGGCCCCCACCGTGGCGGGCCTGTCCACCCTGACGGAGGCCGAAGTCCTGGCGCTGCAGGCCCAGGTCTCCTCGGTTGGCAACGACGGCGGCGGCGGCGGGGATCCGGTCGCCGGGCTGGCCGCGATGCTGGGTGAGGGCCTGACGCTGGGACCGGTGATCGACGGCGAGCTGATCCCGCTGCCGACGTCCGAGGCGCTGGCCGCCGGTATCGGGGCCGACAAGGAACTGATCCTTGGCACCACCGACAACGAATTCAACATGGTGCTGGCTGGCGCGGGGGAGGCCCTGGCCGCGGTTCCGGCGGCCGCCGTGCTGGGCGCGGTGGGTGCCGCGCCCGCCGTCGTCGAGGCCTACATTGCGGCCCATCCGGGGCTGGACACCGCCACGCTGGTGGGCCAGTACGTCACCGACCACATGTTCCGGGCGCCCGCGCTGAACCTTGCGGAGCTCCGCTCCTCGGTCCCGGCGCCCACCTGGCTGTACCGGTTCGCCTGGGATTCGCCCACCGTGGGCAGCGCCTGCCACTGCCTGGACGTGCCGTTCATGTTTGATGTGCTGGGCGGTGAGCGGATCGTGCCGTTGGCCGGGCCGAATCCGCCGCAGGTCCTGGCCGACGAGGTGCATGGCAGCGCCGTGGCCTTTATTGCCACGGGGGATCCGGGCTGGCCCGCCTGGGATGACGCGGACCGTGCCGTCCGGGTCTATGACCTGCCCACCACGGTGGTCGCCGACGGCTACGCCGACACCCGGGCGCTCCTGCCCGAGCGGGTGGGTTGA
- a CDS encoding phosphoenolpyruvate carboxykinase (GTP) has product MGHAPVQESPVQESVEQAMTTHSGLAAWVAQVAEMTQPEKIHWVDGTAREYAQLTGELVAAGTFTALNPELFPNSFAAFSDPADVARVEGRTFICSENKRDAGFTNNWMDPAQMRGILDEKFAGSMRGRTMFVIPFVMGPLDAEDPKFGVEITDSAYVVASMRIMARIGTDVLRQIELSNAFFVPALHSLGAPLAPGVKDVPWPCNEEKWIVHFPEERSIFSYGSGYGGNALLGKKCFALRIASVMARDEGWLAEHMLILKLISPEEKTYHVAAAFPSACGKTNLALLEPTIPGWKAETLGDDINWMRFGKEGELRAVNPEAGLFGVAPGTGWSTNPNAMAAIAKGNSIFTNVAITDDGGVWWEGMTDEVPAHLTDWQGNSWTPDSGRPAAHPNSRFCTPIDQVDMLSSEYFAPEGVEINAILFGGRRKTTIPLVTEARDWSNGIFMGSTLSSETTAAATGAVGVVRRDPMAMLPFIGYDAGDYLKHWIDLSAKANQARLPKIFLVNWFRRTATGGFAWPGFGENSRVLKWVIERIEGTADAVETPIGFVPAPDALDVTGLDLTASDLEDALKVVPAEWETELAGIDEWYARFGDSLPAEMADQLAGLKARFAA; this is encoded by the coding sequence ATGGGCCACGCGCCAGTGCAGGAATCTCCAGTGCAGGAATCTGTAGAGCAGGCAATGACCACCCACTCCGGCCTCGCGGCCTGGGTTGCGCAGGTTGCCGAGATGACTCAGCCGGAAAAGATCCACTGGGTTGACGGGACCGCGCGTGAATATGCCCAGCTGACGGGCGAGCTCGTGGCGGCCGGTACGTTCACGGCACTCAATCCCGAATTGTTCCCCAACTCCTTCGCCGCGTTCTCGGACCCGGCGGACGTTGCCCGCGTTGAGGGCCGGACCTTCATCTGCTCGGAGAACAAGCGCGACGCCGGCTTCACCAACAACTGGATGGACCCGGCCCAGATGCGCGGGATCCTGGATGAGAAGTTCGCCGGCAGCATGCGCGGGCGCACCATGTTCGTCATCCCGTTCGTCATGGGCCCGCTCGACGCCGAGGACCCCAAGTTTGGGGTCGAGATCACCGACTCCGCCTACGTGGTGGCCTCGATGCGCATCATGGCCCGGATCGGCACCGACGTGCTGCGCCAGATCGAGCTGAGCAACGCATTCTTCGTGCCGGCCCTGCACTCCCTGGGCGCACCACTTGCCCCGGGCGTGAAGGACGTCCCCTGGCCGTGCAACGAGGAAAAGTGGATCGTGCACTTCCCCGAGGAGCGCTCCATCTTTTCCTACGGCTCCGGCTACGGCGGCAACGCGCTGCTCGGCAAGAAGTGCTTTGCCCTGCGCATCGCCTCGGTCATGGCCCGCGACGAGGGCTGGCTGGCCGAGCACATGCTCATCCTCAAGCTCATCAGCCCCGAGGAGAAGACCTACCACGTGGCCGCGGCCTTCCCCTCGGCCTGCGGCAAGACCAACCTGGCGTTGCTGGAACCCACCATCCCCGGCTGGAAGGCCGAGACCCTGGGGGACGACATCAACTGGATGCGGTTCGGCAAGGAGGGCGAGCTGCGCGCCGTCAACCCCGAGGCGGGCCTGTTCGGCGTCGCCCCCGGCACAGGCTGGTCCACGAACCCCAACGCCATGGCCGCGATCGCCAAGGGCAACTCGATCTTCACCAATGTCGCCATCACCGACGACGGCGGCGTCTGGTGGGAGGGCATGACCGACGAGGTCCCCGCCCACCTCACGGATTGGCAGGGCAACAGCTGGACCCCGGACTCCGGACGCCCGGCGGCCCACCCCAACTCGCGCTTCTGCACCCCCATCGACCAGGTGGACATGCTCTCCAGCGAATACTTTGCCCCGGAGGGCGTGGAAATCAACGCCATCCTCTTCGGTGGGCGCCGCAAGACCACCATCCCGCTGGTCACCGAGGCCCGCGACTGGTCCAACGGCATCTTCATGGGCTCCACGCTGTCCTCGGAGACCACCGCGGCCGCCACGGGCGCCGTCGGCGTTGTCCGCCGCGACCCCATGGCCATGCTGCCGTTCATCGGCTACGACGCCGGCGACTACCTCAAGCACTGGATCGATCTGTCCGCCAAGGCCAACCAGGCCCGGCTGCCCAAGATCTTCCTGGTGAACTGGTTCCGCCGCACGGCCACCGGCGGCTTTGCCTGGCCCGGCTTCGGCGAAAACAGCCGCGTGCTCAAGTGGGTCATCGAGCGCATCGAGGGAACCGCCGACGCCGTGGAAACCCCCATCGGGTTCGTCCCGGCCCCGGACGCCCTGGACGTGACCGGGCTGGATCTGACGGCGTCGGACCTTGAGGATGCGCTGAAGGTGGTCCCGGCCGAATGGGAGACCGAGTTGGCGGGCATCGACGAGTGGTACGCCCGTTTCGGCGATTCCCTGCCGGCCGAAATGGCCGATCAGCTTGCCGGGCTGAAGGCCCGCTTCGCCGCCTAA
- a CDS encoding phosphomannomutase/phosphoglucomutase, translating to MTTAENVPVDLSSSFKAYDVRGIVGETITAESVEAVGAAFVDVLGLAGQTVLVGGDMRPSSPDFSQAFAAGASGRGANVKLLGLISTDELYFACGALDAAGVVFTASHNPAQYNGMKMAKAGAVPVSSETGLMDIRDLAQGYLSNGIPAGTAGTITEIDVLKDYAEYLRKLVDLSGSRPLKIVVDAGNGMAGMTTPAVLGDTLLPGLPFEIVPLYFELDGTFPNHPANPLEPENLRDLQAAVVAHGADIGLAFDGDADRCFVIDELGAPVSPSAVTALVARREIARVKALGEEHPAVIHNLITSRAVPELIAHDGGRPVRTRVGHSFIKATMAAEGAVFGGEHSAHYYFRDFFNADTGMLAAMHVLAALGEQDGALSELGREYEPYASSGEINSQLADVPAAVARVRAAYTRDGVTVDELDGVTFTADDGNWWFNLRASNTEPFLRLNAEAVDAAAMAEVRDAVLALVRQ from the coding sequence GTGACTACCGCAGAGAATGTACCTGTTGACCTCTCCAGCTCCTTCAAGGCCTATGACGTGCGCGGCATCGTGGGCGAAACCATCACGGCGGAATCCGTCGAGGCCGTGGGCGCTGCGTTCGTGGACGTGCTGGGCCTGGCCGGCCAAACGGTGCTGGTGGGCGGCGACATGCGCCCCTCCTCCCCCGACTTCTCCCAGGCGTTCGCCGCCGGAGCGTCCGGGCGCGGCGCCAACGTCAAATTGCTGGGCCTGATCTCCACGGATGAACTGTACTTTGCCTGCGGCGCGCTCGACGCGGCCGGCGTGGTCTTCACCGCCAGCCACAACCCCGCCCAGTACAACGGCATGAAGATGGCCAAGGCCGGCGCCGTCCCCGTCTCCTCCGAGACCGGGCTCATGGACATCCGCGACCTCGCCCAGGGCTACCTTTCCAACGGCATCCCGGCCGGTACTGCGGGCACCATCACGGAGATTGACGTGCTCAAGGACTACGCCGAATACCTGCGCAAGCTCGTTGACCTGTCCGGCTCACGGCCGCTGAAGATCGTGGTCGACGCCGGCAACGGCATGGCCGGCATGACCACCCCCGCGGTCCTGGGCGACACCCTGCTACCGGGACTGCCGTTCGAAATCGTGCCGCTGTACTTCGAGCTGGACGGCACGTTCCCGAACCACCCGGCCAACCCGCTGGAACCGGAAAACCTGCGCGACCTCCAGGCCGCCGTCGTCGCCCATGGCGCGGACATCGGCCTGGCGTTCGACGGCGACGCCGACCGCTGCTTCGTCATCGACGAACTCGGCGCCCCGGTCTCCCCCTCCGCCGTCACGGCCCTCGTGGCCCGCCGCGAGATCGCCCGCGTCAAGGCGCTCGGCGAGGAACACCCCGCCGTGATCCACAACCTCATCACCTCCCGCGCGGTGCCGGAATTGATTGCGCACGACGGCGGCCGCCCCGTGCGCACCCGGGTGGGCCACTCCTTCATCAAAGCCACCATGGCCGCCGAGGGTGCCGTCTTTGGTGGCGAGCACTCCGCCCACTACTACTTCCGCGACTTCTTCAACGCGGACACCGGCATGTTGGCCGCCATGCACGTGCTGGCCGCCCTGGGCGAGCAGGACGGCGCCCTGTCCGAGCTGGGCCGCGAATACGAGCCCTACGCCTCCAGCGGCGAGATCAATTCCCAGCTGGCCGACGTCCCCGCCGCCGTGGCCAGGGTCCGGGCCGCCTACACCCGTGACGGCGTCACGGTGGACGAACTGGACGGCGTCACGTTCACGGCCGACGACGGCAACTGGTGGTTCAACCTGCGCGCCTCCAACACCGAGCCGTTCCTGCGCCTGAACGCCGAGGCCGTCGACGCCGCCGCCATGGCAGAGGTCCGCGACGCCGTCCTGGCCCTGGTCCGCCAGTAA